A genomic segment from Desulfobacterales bacterium encodes:
- the trpA gene encoding tryptophan synthase subunit alpha translates to MTQRLKHTFEKLKKQNASALVGFVTAGDPNPTESLNIILAMCDAGLDVLELGIPFSDPTADGPVIQRSSARALTRGGNVSAVLDLTRRLRNRIQIPIILFTYYNPILAYGIRPFYEDAASSGADGILVVDLPPEESHEMTAMAPADPLPLIRLIAPTTPPERMGMIARDGAGFLYMVSKTGVTGSGGLDTNEIRHQLKALRTVTSLPVCVGFGISTPADVASVSAIADGVVVGSAFERLIEENLGNPELPSRMGRKVAEFKAATGRDEAEGVGSKP, encoded by the coding sequence ATGACACAACGATTAAAACATACATTTGAGAAACTTAAAAAGCAGAACGCCTCTGCACTGGTCGGTTTTGTGACAGCCGGGGACCCGAATCCAACTGAATCGCTCAACATTATTCTTGCCATGTGCGATGCCGGACTCGACGTGCTTGAACTCGGCATCCCGTTTTCAGATCCTACGGCAGACGGGCCGGTAATTCAGCGATCTTCAGCACGGGCACTTACCCGCGGCGGCAATGTAAGCGCCGTGCTTGACCTGACGCGACGGCTTCGGAACCGCATACAGATACCGATCATCCTGTTTACCTATTACAATCCCATCCTGGCGTACGGAATCCGGCCATTTTATGAAGATGCCGCATCATCCGGCGCTGACGGGATACTGGTGGTGGATCTTCCGCCGGAAGAATCCCATGAAATGACCGCCATGGCTCCGGCAGATCCTCTGCCGCTGATCCGCCTGATTGCTCCGACAACGCCACCGGAGCGAATGGGCATGATTGCCCGGGACGGCGCCGGATTTTTGTACATGGTTTCAAAAACCGGGGTTACCGGAAGTGGGGGCCTGGACACGAACGAAATCCGGCATCAACTCAAAGCCCTCCGGACAGTCACATCCCTTCCCGTCTGTGTCGGATTCGGAATATCCACACCGGCTGATGTGGCATCGGTCTCAGCCATTGCCGATGGCGTGGTGGTCGGAAGCGCCTTTGAACGGCTCATTGAAGAAAATCTGGGCAATCCGGAGCTTCCCTCACGCATGGGCAGGAAAGTCGCCGAATTCAAAGCAGCCACGGGAAGGGATGAAGCTGAGGGAGTAGGGAGTAAGCCGTAG
- the pgsA gene encoding CDP-diacylglycerol--glycerol-3-phosphate 3-phosphatidyltransferase, with translation MLNGNDIRKKLYHPNSLTLYRVAAIPGIVALMLYPNRTCTFLAAILFSLAAITDYLDGYVARRHGLVSTFGKIMDPLADKLLVSSAFIMMSSYGWIPAWIVCIIIGRELAVNGLRIIVVENKADVSASRLGKYKTGFQIAAIIPLLIHYSYFEIDFHGIGLVFLWVALGLTVLSGADYFIRFRKLLFS, from the coding sequence ATGTTAAATGGCAATGATATCAGAAAAAAATTATACCATCCCAACAGCCTGACGCTTTATCGTGTCGCTGCCATTCCGGGTATTGTGGCCTTGATGCTGTACCCGAATCGGACCTGTACGTTTTTGGCTGCCATTTTATTCAGTCTGGCGGCGATAACGGATTATCTGGATGGATATGTTGCCAGGCGGCACGGATTGGTATCGACATTCGGAAAGATCATGGATCCGCTGGCCGATAAGCTGCTGGTGTCATCCGCCTTTATCATGATGTCATCCTACGGATGGATACCGGCCTGGATCGTGTGTATTATTATAGGAAGAGAGCTGGCGGTAAACGGACTGCGGATCATCGTGGTTGAAAATAAAGCCGATGTCTCAGCCTCTCGGCTCGGCAAATATAAAACCGGTTTTCAGATTGCCGCCATTATACCTCTGCTGATACATTACAGCTATTTTGAGATAGATTTTCACGGTATCGGCCTGGTGTTTTTATGGGTAGCGCTGGGGTTAACCGTTTTGTCCGGGGCAGACTACTTCATAAGATTTAGAAAATTGCTTTTTTCCTGA